The Streptomyces uncialis genomic interval TCCCGGGTGGCCCGCGCCCGGTCGTCGCTGATCGCCCTGCTGACGGACGCGGAGACGCCTGCCCCGGCCCCGCAGGACGCCCCGCCGCCCCCTCAGGACCGCCCGAACCGTCCGAACCGGCAGGACCGTTCGGACCGCGCACGCGACCGGGCCCGGCATACGCGCCCGGCCGTCCGTACGTGGGCACCGGTGGCGGTTTCCGGCTGACCCGGCCGGCCCGCCGCGCCCGGCCGGCCCGGGTCACCTAGCGGGGCGGGCACCGCCGGGTGCCCGCCCCGCGCCTCGTCCCGGGGGCTTCGCGTGGGTCTCCGGCGTTCCGCGGCCCGGCGTCAGAGCAGGTCGGTGCGAGGGTCGATGGCCCAGTGGTTGGATCGCAGGAGCCGATCGGCGAAGGGCACGTCCTCCTCGCCCAGGAATCTGAATCCGAGGGCGCGGCAGATTCCGTTGGAGGGGGGGTTGGTTGTCGCCGGAAAGGCATGGATGAGGCCCCACCGGCCGTCGGTGCGGGCCAGTTCGAGCAGCGAGCGGGCGGCCCGCTTGCCGAGTGACCGGCCTTGGAACTCCGGCAGCACCATCCAGCCGATCTCGGAGAAGCTCCCGGCGTCGCTGTCGTGGGGCCACAAGGTCACGAGTCCCGCGACCACCGTCGGCTCGGCCTCGTCGGGCACGATCATCTTGGTCCAGTCGGTGCCCTCCTCTGTCCGCTGCACATCACGCCGGACCTTCGCCTCGATGCCGTCGCGCGGCAACGGGCCGCCCAGCTCGGCCATCATGACCGGGTCGCATCGCATCCGGACGTAGGCATCGAGGTCGCCGTACTCGACATCACGCAGCAGCACCCGTGTCACTCCTCTCACTGGGGACCTCGCCATCATGGCAGGCGCGGGCGGCCCGCCCGGCGGCGGACGCCCCCTGCCACCGGACAGCGGTGCCGACGCGGACGCCGGACGTCCGGGCAGGTCAGGAAGAGACCGGTTCGATGGGGAAGTTGGTGCGGAAGACGTGGTCGGGGTCGTAGTGCGCCTTGATCCCGCGCAGCCGCTCCAGGGTCGCGGGTGGGAAGGCGCGGGTGAGGGCCGTGCCGTGGTCGTGGGTCTCGAAGCTGAGGTACAGGGCGTCGGCGCCGAGGCGGTCCCAGGCGGCGTTCCCCTCGGCGGCGCGGCTCTCGCGCAGGACGGCCGAGAGGGCGAAGTTCTGGGTGCGGTGGGCGTAGGCGGTGGCGTCGGCGGGGGTGTCGTTGACGGCTCCGCCGACCGCGCGGATCTGGGCGTACGAGGTGAGCCCGTCCTCGAACATCCCGGCGAGGGCACGGGCGGTGTGCGGGTCGATGTGGTCGACCAGCGCCGATCGGCTGCGCTGGCGGGCCTGCCCCTGGTGGGAGGGCCGGGCGGGCGTCACGACGGCCGCGTAGGGCAGCAGATGGGCCCGCTGCTGGAGCACGGGGGCGAGTTCGAGGTAGGGCTGGAGGGCCTCGGCGGCCGCTTCGGTGTCGGCGCCCGCCCATACGGCGTAGGTCTGCGCGACGAAGCCGCCCTGTCTGCGCACCAGGGTGAGGAAGGGGGTCAGTTCGCGGGGTGCGTCCTCGGTGGTGCTCCCCCATGCCGAGAGGAACTCCGCCAGATCGGTGACCTCGTGGGCGAACAACGCGAAGACCACGTCGGCGAGTTCGGTGGCCTCGATGTCGAGCGAGGTGACGACGCCCATGTTGCCGCCCGCGCCGCGCAGCGCCCAGAAGAGGTCCGGGTGGTGGTCGGCGTCGGCGTGGACGGTGGTGCCGTCGGCGAGGACGACCTCGGCGCCGCGCACCCGGTCGACGGTCAGTCCGAAGGACCGGGCGAGCAGGCCGATGCCTGCGGTGGTCGCCAGTCCGCCGACCCCCACGTCACCGGAGTCCCCGGAGCTGATGGCGAGGGAGTGCGGGGCGAGGGCGGCGGCGACATCGCCCCAGCGGGCGCCCGCCCCGACCCGGACCAGGCGGCGGGCCCGGTCGACGACCTCGACACCGTCCAGGGCGCCCAGGTCGATGACGATCCCGCCGTCGTTGGTGGAGCGTCCGCTGATGCCGTGGCCGCCGCTGCGGACCGTGAGAGGTACGTCCTGGGCACGGGCCCAGCCGAGGGCTTCGGCGACCTGTGGTGTGCCCTGCGGGCGCAGGACGAGGCCGGGCGAGCCGGGCCACACATAGCTGGAGCGGAGCCCTTCGTACGAGTGGTCGCCGGGTTCCACGGCCCGGCCCGCGAGCGCCGGGGGCACACCGTCGTAGTCGATGCCCCCGTGGCGCCGGGCCAGTGCGGCGGCGGGCCGGACCCGGCCGCCCGGGGTGCCGGCGGCGGTGCGTTCGGCGGCGGCGGCCTCCCGCAGCGCGGGGGCGACCTCCTCGCCGAAGACGGCGAGGGTGCCGGGGTCGTCGGACCCCAGGATGAAGG includes:
- a CDS encoding GNAT family N-acetyltransferase, giving the protein MLLRDVEYGDLDAYVRMRCDPVMMAELGGPLPRDGIEAKVRRDVQRTEEGTDWTKMIVPDEAEPTVVAGLVTLWPHDSDAGSFSEIGWMVLPEFQGRSLGKRAARSLLELARTDGRWGLIHAFPATTNPPSNGICRALGFRFLGEEDVPFADRLLRSNHWAIDPRTDLL
- a CDS encoding LLM class flavin-dependent oxidoreductase, which produces MTDYGHDLTFGSFLTPDNRDPHAVVERALHSERVGLDLVTFQDHPYQPAHLDAWTLMSWVAARTERVHLSANVTNLPLRNPAVLARSVAGLDLLSGGRIDLGLGAGAFWQAIGAMGGRVLTPGESVTALGEAIDIIRGIWAADDRTPLRIRGDFHTADGAKRGPAPAHDVPIWLGAYKPRMLRLVAAKGDGWLPSWSMLKSPSLAEGNAIIDEEAAAHGRDPREITRLLNINGAFGTSAEPFQGPPAQWIDLLLRLVLEDGVSTFILGSDDPGTLAVFGEEVAPALREAAAAERTAAGTPGGRVRPAAALARRHGGIDYDGVPPALAGRAVEPGDHSYEGLRSSYVWPGSPGLVLRPQGTPQVAEALGWARAQDVPLTVRSGGHGISGRSTNDGGIVIDLGALDGVEVVDRARRLVRVGAGARWGDVAAALAPHSLAISSGDSGDVGVGGLATTAGIGLLARSFGLTVDRVRGAEVVLADGTTVHADADHHPDLFWALRGAGGNMGVVTSLDIEATELADVVFALFAHEVTDLAEFLSAWGSTTEDAPRELTPFLTLVRRQGGFVAQTYAVWAGADTEAAAEALQPYLELAPVLQQRAHLLPYAAVVTPARPSHQGQARQRSRSALVDHIDPHTARALAGMFEDGLTSYAQIRAVGGAVNDTPADATAYAHRTQNFALSAVLRESRAAEGNAAWDRLGADALYLSFETHDHGTALTRAFPPATLERLRGIKAHYDPDHVFRTNFPIEPVSS